The proteins below are encoded in one region of Neodiprion virginianus isolate iyNeoVirg1 chromosome 7, iyNeoVirg1.1, whole genome shotgun sequence:
- the LOC124309529 gene encoding dynein light chain Tctex-type 1: MEDMQEETQFVVDDVSKIIKDAIEVSIGGNAYQHTKVNQWTSHVVEACLGNLTKLQKPYKYIVTCTIMQKNGAGLHTASSCFWDNATDGSCTVRWENKTMYCIVSVFGLAI, from the exons ATGGAAGATATGCAGGAGGAG ACCCAATTTGTCGTCGACGATGTCAGCAAGATAATAAAAGATGCGATCGAGGTTTCCATCGGGGGCAACGCCTACCAACACACTAAGGTTAATCAATGGACATCTCACGTAGTTGAAGCCTGTCTGGGAAACCTCACCAAGCTACAGAAACCTTACAAATATATCG TGACTTGTACCATCATGCAAAAGAACGGTGCAGGCTTGCATACGGCAAGTTCGTGCTTTTGGGACAATGCAACGGATGGAAGTTGCACAGTTCGCTGGGAGAACAAAACGATGTATTGTATCGTGTCCGTTTTTGGTCTGGCGATTTAA
- the LOC124309527 gene encoding distal membrane-arm assembly complex protein 2 translates to MLARQVTRLGLHRYQGCRNTLILEQVSRSMSKYDPPEEEIQKPKPQLKQWRREWDDGSYRLQTKFKVWDRTGKVEGPTMEKVVALTQPWDLSADGIKKWWNQKKIEAEKEDQKFIKQRHEILGSNLATGHFLVFRGAKVKFLGQPGWTERDEKGNYNLPTSYVPDFVVEAIDINGMNLYYEGLDNMRFLNELKWLSLKGCKTIDDWCLDKMSSYYPNLEYLDISDCEKVTERGLEALYRIHSLKKLIVTNHHVSPAFELTCMMLEDCSSQLKVDMRLPAEKDSVPAEAQT, encoded by the coding sequence ATGCTTGCCAGGCAGGTTACTCGTCTGGGATTGCATAGGTACCAAGGATGCCGTAATACATTGATTTTAGAACAAGTATCGAGGTCAATGAGCAAGTATGATCCCCCGGAGGAAGAGATCCAAAAACCTAAACCGCAGTTAAAGCAGTGGCGAAGAGAGTGGGACGATGGAAGTTATAGGttacaaacaaaattcaaagtttGGGACCGCACAGGCAAAGTTGAAGGACCCACGATGGAGAAGGTGGTAGCGTTGACGCAACCCTGGGACTTGAGCGCAGATGGGATAAAGAAATGGTGGAATCAAAAGAAGATAGAAGCAGAAAAGGAGGACCAGAAATTCATAAAACAGAGACACGAAATTCTTGGTTCCAATTTGGCCACCGGTCATTTTCTGGTCTTTCGCGGAGCCAAAGTTAAGTTTTTGGGGCAACCTGGGTGGACGGAAAGAGACGAGAAAGGAAATTACAATTTGCCGACATCCTACGTGCCGGATTTCGTAGTGGAAGCGATCGACATAAATGGAATGAATCTTTACTACGAAGGATTGGATAACATGCGCTTCCTCAACGAACTCAAATGGCTAAGCCTTAAAGGCTGCAAGACAATCGATGACTGGTGCTTGGATAAGATGTCGAGCTATTACCCAAATCTGGAATATCTGGATATATCGGATTGTGAAAAAGTAACCGAACGTGGACTCGAAGCTCTGTACAGGATACACTCTCTCAAGAAATTGATCGTTACTAACCACCACGTTTCCCCAGCCTTTGAATTGACCTGCATGATGTTGGAGGATTGCTCTTCGCAACTAAAAGTCGACATGAGACTACCCGCGGAGAAGGATTCTGTGCCTGCAGAAGCCCAAACCTAA